GCGCTTCTACAGCGGCGTTCAGCAGCCCGACGCCGGACTCCTCGCTGATACCGACGATATCGGACGCCAGTTACTGGGCGCCACGGTGGACTCCGAGGGACGCGAAGCGCCCGACGGCATCGACTGGCCCATCCGGGAATGGGCCGACCGGCACGGACTCGACGTGGCTCAGCACACGCATACCGTGGAAATCTGATCGGAAGCCTGACCCAATCGTTGCCCGGCAGGAATCCATGTACCTGAAGCACATGCTTCCCCATCAACTGCGCGAGGCCGTGGAACGAAGCGACCCGCTGCTCGTACCCGCCGGCTGCATCGAGACCCACGGTCCCCACATGGCCATCGGTCACGACACGATCATCGTGGAAGAGATCTGCGCGCGCGTGGCGAAGCGCCTGGACGCGGTCATCTCGCCGCCCTTCGATTTCGGCCCCACCGGTTACGCCCTGGGCGGACCCGAGGACGGCACCATCGACCCCGATTACGATGCCTTCGGTTCGTACGTCAAGTCGATCCTGCGCAACTTCCTGGAGATGGGCTTCGGGCGGATCTACGTGATCATCATGCACCAGGGCATGGAAGCCCCGCTGGCACTGGCCTTCAAGAAGGCCGCGGCGGAACTGTCCTTCGAAATGGTCCTGGTCGAAGGCAAGCCGCGGGGATGGTGGGCGGATGCCAAAATGTCCAGGGAGGAACTCCGTTTCGGCAGGATCCAGGTCCACCCCATGATCCTTCCCGCCGCGTCCCCGCCCGCCGGCGGCGACCACGCCGGGTACAACGAGACTTCCTTCCTGCTGGCCGCGCACCCGGAACTGGTGGACCAGGGGCAGCTGGACGAGAACGCGCCGTGGTATTGCCGACAGGACGAAGAACGGAACAGCTGGACGGCCAACGCGGCCCATGGGGAGGCCATGGTCGAGGCGGTCGTCGACGCGTGGGTCGAACTACTGCAGCGCTGATACAAATCGAAGCGTTTGATTGAAGCGTTTAACTGTGGAAAGGAGCAACACATGCGGTCCATTTTCGTCGGTATCGAGTATGCCGGCAAGTCTACCTTGATCGATCACCTGGACGCCTACTACCAGAAACGGCGGCGCCGGACCCATCTAGACGATCACTTCACCATCCCGGACGCTTCCCTGAGTCCCGTTTCCCGGGCCCAGTACGTCCACTATCCCGACGACGTGAAAGAACGCATGCAGCGGATGCAGCTGCACTACCACGTGGAGGTCATCCGCAACTACCCCCACACGCTGATCGCCGGCTGGCACATCGAGGAGAAGGTCTACTGCGACGTGTACGGCAGCGTGGAGGGAAATCCCTACTATCCGAACTACGTCCAGAACAACCAGCGGCACTACGAGGTGCTGGTCCTGGAAGCCCGGCTGCCTGACGTCGTGCTGATCCACCTAACCGCCGACGACGACGCGATCCGCGAGCGCATGCGCACGGACCCCCACGAGTACCAGATCATCGACGAGCAGGACATACCCGATCTCAAGAAACGCTTCGAGGACGAGGTCGACCGATCGCTCCTTACGCGTAACGGCCACCTGGTCACGCTGGATACGACTGACAAGTCACCCGCGGAAACCCTGGACGAACTGCTGCTGAAAACCGATCCGCTGGTGACCGACGGGGAACTGGCCATGCGGGCCATGCCGGTGCCCGAGGAGGACTACGAGGTCAGGTACGAAAACAGCGAGCGGAAGATGGTGTAGGGAGAATCCACGGGGTAGGAGGAATCCACGGGGTTTTGTGTTTTTTGTTTTTTTTCGAAGCCGGAACGAGATCGGGGGTTTTAATTCCGACGAATCAAGTATAGACCTATTTGAATGGGAGGCTGGACAGAATTTAAGGCGTTATACGTCCAAGGAGTCAGACGATGACCGAGATGACCCGTGATAACTTGACCTTCGGCGCACAGATCGTAACTGCCGTAGGCATGTTCATTGTGACCCTGGGCATCTTGTTCATCGCGACGCTTACTTACCTGGATCGGGAAGATCAGGAATTCAGGAATGAGATTCGAA
Above is a genomic segment from Gemmatimonadota bacterium containing:
- a CDS encoding creatininase family protein codes for the protein MYLKHMLPHQLREAVERSDPLLVPAGCIETHGPHMAIGHDTIIVEEICARVAKRLDAVISPPFDFGPTGYALGGPEDGTIDPDYDAFGSYVKSILRNFLEMGFGRIYVIIMHQGMEAPLALAFKKAAAELSFEMVLVEGKPRGWWADAKMSREELRFGRIQVHPMILPAASPPAGGDHAGYNETSFLLAAHPELVDQGQLDENAPWYCRQDEERNSWTANAAHGEAMVEAVVDAWVELLQR